GTGGCCCCTCAGAGCCCTGTGGTCACCTGTCACGCAGGTGGCCGGCCTGGGCAACTATGGGCTGCGGGGCACGCGGCACAGCGTGGGCATGGAGGTGCTGGACCAGCTGGCCCGGCAGCTGGCTGTGGCCGAGGGCTGGCGAGTGGACAAGCGGTGCTGTGCTGATGTGGCCCTGGCCACAGCCCACGGcctggagctggtgctgctcaAGCCACGGAGGTTCATGAACCTCAATGGGCTCAGCGTCGCCAGTGCTGGTGAGCAACTGGGTCAGCCCCAAAGCCTCTAGTGCCACCAGTCCTCTGTGACAGCCCTGCTGTCTCCCTGCCCTCCACAGCTCACTACAGCCCCACTCTGCTGAGTCAGGGCCTGGTGAGTCTGTCTCCCCTCATTTCTTAGGTTGTATTTCTGTTTCCAAAGCTGAGATCTACAGCCTTGGCCCTAAAGACATTTACCTGGTTCATGATGACCTGGACAAGGCCCTGGGCAAGGTGGCAATCAAGCTGGGAGGCAGCGCAAGGTATGGGGTAGCCCCAGCTCTGTGATTATGTGAGCTGGTTGGAGGCTTTAACATGCCCATACAGGTTCATGGGCTGTTCTTGGCCCCGTCCCACCAGCCTTGCAATGTTTCAGCTCTTGTCCTGGGCTCGATCTATTGCAGAGGCAACAGCTGACTGTTTGGGCAGCCTCCCAgttcctgccctggcagggtgggcagggagcCTCCTGGAAGCGGCTCCTGGATTCAGCCCACAGACAGCACTACATGGGCTTTTTAAAGCACTCTGCCTCCACTGTGCCTGCCCAGTGCCAAACCTAGCTTTCCTATTTAACCCAGGAAAGCTTCCACTGCGGGATGGGGCAGGTGTGGTGCTGGGCCCCAATGCTCAGTCACacatgcaccagctgcagcaaGAGCCGACACACACAGAACGTGCTGTCACAGCCCTGCTTCCCTCAAAGCCCCAGCCAGTGCTCTGAGCCCCCGGGGCTGGATGTTCCTGCAGAACCAGGACATGGGGACTGCAGCCCCTGGCTGGGACCACACTCCCATATTCCTGCAGCAGGAgaccccagggctctgtgggggAGTGTCTCTTACAAACtaagtgtgggttttttctctctctctcccaagggGACACAACGGGGTCCAATCCTGCATCAGTGCTTTGCATTCCAATGTGAGTGGGTGTCGGTGGAAGGGGATCAATCCTGTGCCACTCTCAATGCATGGCTTGTTCCCCCACtccaatttttctttctccccttttctccttccccttcttcttGGAGGGCTGTTGTCTGTTTGGCCGCCATGGAGGACATGGAAACAATTAGCTTGAGTGGCTCTGCCAGGcttggcagcagcctgggatatCAGCGCAGCCCAGCAAAAGCCTCTTCCAAAATTATGTTTCTTGGAGCAAGCACTCAAAACCACCTGGAAAACATGAGGAGCTGCTTCCTTGCTGCCCAGCTCCACTCTCAGCACTGTCAGCTTGCCCAGCTCTGTCTGAACACTTGAGGGGGAACTCCCACAgctctcttccttcctccccaggagATGACCCGGCTCAGGATCGGCATCGGGCGGCCAGAGGGTGACGTGACAGTGCCCAGCTATGTCCTGTCTCCCTTCACTGCTGGCGAGCGGGAGAAGCTGGAGCAGATCCTGGCCCAGGCAGTGACCTGCCTGCTGGAGCTCATCCAGAGCCGAGCGTCCACAGAgccaggggacaggggctgACACAAAGCCCCAGGGACCCTTGTGGCTGATGGACAGGGTGCTGCAGGCACTCCGGAGTGCCCGTGGTGCGGagcagagctggcccagctgggcagcctggctgggagctggggcagcctccTTCCATCCCCACACCAATCCAGGTGGCTTGTGTCCCACTTGAATCCCTGCAGAGGCTCTGTGCCTCAGGTTggcacagaaattaaataaaccCTCACCCTGCCTCTGCCGTGCTCCTGCCTCTCTTCCATGCGCCGCCTGCTCGGGTTGTCCTTGGCATTGCAGCCCAAATCCatgttcccatccctgttcAACCAGTCCAGTCTGGGGGGAGGCTTCTAGTGAGAAATGGGGAGCAATAGGAGCTACTTCTGTAGAGTCCAAAGGCACTTCAGCTTCGTTGAGAAACTGGCAAGCACGAAGAGCCTGGAATCTCATAGCGTGCTGCTCCCGCTGGGCTGCAGCAAGTTTCAGGGCTGGCCTCACTGTGTTTTCGAGTTCAGTGGTTTTGGCTGAAACTGTGGCGTTTCCAACAGCTGCAGGAGTTCTGGCTTCCCGCAGACCCATTACAGTTCTCATGGTGGAGAGGGCAGACTGAGGCGGTGTGTCCTCACCACTGCTGTGTCCCGGAgtcctgggctgtgccagcatgTCCTGCCCAGTGCTGTATCCCAGGAATACTGAGACACCCAGCAAaggcagctcctctcctgcatcccagcaggcactggaacaagcaCTGGGACACTTGCTGGCTGATGTATACCCCAgtgtttctgctgcctccatcctctgctccagctggcaCCAGACATTCTTCTGCTCTATCCTCAGCTCCTGAGCTCCTCCTGGAGCACTGATGTTGCCTGCACCAGGGGAAAACCTGGGAAGCAAAAGTGCCCAACCTGTCATCCCTTCTTCACCCATGTCTGTACTGGCTGGCACCCTGTGCTTGCAGAATAGGCACTTGGCCATCTCCTCCCTGTTCTCCAGGAGATCCACTTAGATCTTCTGGTCCTGTGGGATACAGACCTGGTTGTTTTCCTCCAGGAGGTCCCTGCTGTAGCTGTTCAGCCTGCCCCAAATGATGCTTTCCCAATTTACTTGGTAGTCTCAAGACATCTCACTGTGGGTGGCTGCTACCAAGGCCTCCACCCGCTGCTCCATCACCTCCGCTCCCAGGGAGAGCTGAGCTCCATGAAGATGCCACCCACCTTTCCCACCCAGACCCCAAGGGTGAGCTTGTCTTCCTCCCCACCACCTCTCTCATTCCCTCTCTTTCCCCCTTACAGCTTCCATTCCCAAAGTTCCCAGCTGGGGGAACTTCCAGACCCTCACCCCTGCAGCTCCGAGGTGACCCCAGTGGGGTAATGCCCTGGGAACTTGGGGCAatgccagcacccagcacatCAGCTCAAACAGTCTGCTTTAATCCTCCCTGGGCTTCCACCCGGGCATGGCATGAGGGACAAGCCCAGTCAGTGGCAGGAGGCCACCACATGTGCCAGCCCAAAGTCCACTCCCCAAAGTCCAGGCTGGTGGGAGACGGCAGAGTTGGCATTGATTGAGACTGTCCCGGAGATGTGTCCTCAGCAGAGACGGAGCACAGCGCTCCTCTGGTCTCTCCACTTGGTAGGGAAAGGCTTTCCTGAGCCAAATCCTGCCTTGGGTGGATTCATCACATGCAGATACAAAGAACCCCgtggggctctgtccagggcaGCTGCATCTCGAATGGGAGCAGGCAGTGTAAGGTCCTTGCCCACGGTGCTCCCAGCTGGATCACAGTCCCTCATCCCTAGGAGACACGGACACAGACATTAGTGGtcacggcaggagcagccccagtgTGTTCACGCCTGCAGCCGAGGCAGTGGGAGGGCCCTTTTCCAGCCTCCCTCGGTCTGGCAGCTCCCGGGGCAGTTCTGCTGCCAGGACAAGGAACTTCAGGCAGGGAAAGTCTGACCCAGCAGTAACTGtgtctgtgctgccctggggctgagccagcaTGGGTCGCCTGCCTGCCTGCATGGACACAGCCCCGAGGAGACCCACTTCTGCAGGGAGCAAGCAGTGCTGGGGTGAAACGCTCCCCTGGGAGATGCCCCAGCTCTTTCCACACTGAGGAGACTTTTGCAGCAGGCAAAGGAGCATTCTCCCTTCCTCACCTCAGGAACTGGGGACCAGCATGGACTCAGGGAGATGGACGGCCCTGTCCCTATATCCCCTCCAGCCCAGTGCAGCCCCACATGGGACATCTGTGTCCCCACCCCTTTCCCCATCTGGACAAGACAGTCTGGTCTGTTTCCCAATGCTTTGAGTCTGATGGGGAGAGCTGCTGCCCCATGACAAAAACAAGCTAAGCATGTGGCACACATCTGAACATGGCACTTGCAGGGAGGCACTCCCCACCTGCtctgtcccctgtgcccaggCCTCACGGCCTTGCTCACCATCAGAGCTCGTCACGGGCCGTGGAGCGGAGGTGGCCAGCACTGCCCCGTGAGTCCCTCAGTGTCTTCTGTGAGCCAACCCAGTCAGTCTTCTTGGCATCGTCATCCCAGATGGTGGAAGTCTCGGTGTCACTCAGCCAGTTGCTGTCCCCAGCATAGTGAGTGGGATAAACCAGGAGCGGGTGAGCCGAAAACACCAGCAAGTCCCGTGGGGAGAAGTGCCGCTTGTAATCCTCACTGGGGAAAGTGGAGCAGACCCGAGAGGAGAAACTGGCTTACAGAGCATGgcacagaggagaaaatgcaCTGGGAAAACCACCCAGGGAAGGCCCCATGCAGGGCAGGGGATAGGGAGGGATGTGGGGTACCAGGCATGGAGCTGGGGAATGCAGGGCAGGGACTGTGCAGGGATTACAGAGAGGACAGGACCTGTCGCTCCCCGCCAGCTGGGGCCGGCTCTTGGCACAGAGTGGGTCTCTGGCACAGCATCCAGCTggccctgggacagggctgtcTGGTGCTGTTATGCCTGCGAGCACGGGGCTTCCAGATGCTGCTGGTGCACATCCAGAGCTCTAATCTGTCCCTTCATCCACCTCCAGCCTGCCTTTTACATGCCTGATCCCTGTGTTTCTCCATCTTGCTCGCTGGGTTTCCCAATCCCTTCTCTCCCACAGCACCCACCCACTGGTGCTCACTCACACCCTAAATTGCCTCCCCCTTCCCAGACAAAGCCTTACCGCTGACCCCCACCTCAGAGCAGGGCATGAGAGTGCTCCAAACTGGGGCTGAGACCACCAGCCAGGGGCAGGGGAccacacagcccccagcaccagGGTATAGGGGGCTGCTCCGTGCCCCTTGCCATGGGGCCAAGACCCTGTGCAGGGCCCACATCAAGCCCCAGCTCCAATCCTGTTCCCACACCCCATCCTGGCAGAGGGCCATTTTCCAGCGGCCAGTGGCCAGGCAGAGGCTGACTGAGAATGAGCTCATGCTACAGATGTTTTCCTCCAGCATGAGCAACGCCTGCAAAGGGGGGAACTGGGTGAGGTGGTGACGACGGAGAAGAAACACATTGTCCCACACTGGCATGGCCAGGCCAGCACCCTCCTGCACAACCTGCTCCTTACTTGGGGTGCTTGTCATACATGATGGGCAGATACTCGTCCACGGGCAGCATTTTGGAGAGGGGGTTGGTGGCCAGCAGCTTCCGTGCCCCATGGTGGGAGATGGCGTAAGCCAGGGTCCAGTACGAGTACCCGGCCACCACCAGGTTCCGCACGCCTTTCACAGGGGCCTCATCTTCATCGTTCACCTGCTTCCTCCCCAGGTAGCTGTGGGGTGGCCATGGAACCATGACAGTCAGCCTTGGGGTCCCCCAGCCCACATCCCCCTGGCCCCAGCACCTACATGAGGTCCCAGtcctgctgtgcctgctccagctcctccatcaGCCGCTGCAGCCGTGCTGGGAAGGCGGCCTCGAAGCGCACATCATCCTCGAAGACCACGCACCGCTCCAACCTCCGGGACACAatctgggggaggggacagaggtgcAAAGCCTATCCCAGCACCACTCTGGGCCATACTGGGGCCGCTGACCCTGCAGGGCACCTAGAGATGTCCTCCAGACAACTGTGATGCCCACAGGGTCCCTGCCCACTGCTGGTGGCCCTTAGGGACCCCATGGCCGCTGTGGCCCCATACCTCCTTCCAGATATTGTAGTGGCTGAGGAAGCAGCCAACCTCGCCCTTGGTGAGCGTGCGGCCGGAGAAGGGATCGTAGTACCCGGGCAGCAAGTCCACACCCAGCACCTTGATGTCAGTGCTGTTGAGGGTGCTGCAAGGCAAGGGGCTGCATCAGCGAGGTGTCCCCCAGACACTTCCCGTACCCTCCCCAGGGTGACACCACGGGACTGGCTGAGTGGTCCCCCCACGCTCACCTGCCATCCACAGCATCCACCACCCGTGGAATgatctccagctcctgcagggatgcCAGCATTCGCTGCCGCCGGTCTGGCCTCCGCACCAGGTTGATTAGGAAGAtctggggaggaagaggagagccCCAGCAATGGGGCATGTTGTCATGGGGGACACACAGCCTGCCTGGCTActgcaggatggggacaggggctCGGGCTTTGCCATGGATAGATGCAATCAGAGAGATGGATGCAACCAGATGGACAGGGGGACACGAGCGGCTCCACTGGTCACTTACTTCATCAAAGCCCATTTTTGTGAGCGGCCTGGGCAGGAGAGAAATGTGCCTGGAGCGCTGCATGGGGGGACCATCCACTGTGGAGAGAGGACACACTCTTCAGTGGAGCCCAGATTcccctggctgggagctggggctgataGCCCTGTCAGGACCTGGAATCCTCCAGGACCTCTCCACCCATGGGCACTCACCCATGGCCTCCAGCGTGAGATGCACAAAGTTGGCACGATCATCCTCCAGTGTCTGGTGGGCCTTCACAGGAACATTGATGTAACCAAAGCGGTGCTGGTTGCACACATGGACCTCCACACCTGCCAGAGGAGACAggtgagcagcacagccccccaagcccctgcacccccaaaacccccatcaCGCTCACCAGCCTCCTGGCAGGAGTAGGCAAAGACAATGATGTCGTCGAAGGCCCAGGTGTAGTTGGGATGGGGCGGGTAGAAAGCCAACTGCAAGGTCTCCTCCTTGCGCAGGTCGATCAGGAAGGTGGCATAGACCATGGGGACACGGAAGCAGCCCACGCGCTGCCGGTTCTTGGTGGGGAAGTAGTCGGCTGTGCGGCGATAGTAGCCCTGCGGCACAAACCCCCGTGGCAGAGCGCTCCTCCGCCGTGGGGCTGGCTCGTTCTCCAGGGCTTTCTGGGACGTACCTGGGGTGTGATGCCACACCAGAAGTTGGAGTAGAAGGTCTGCGAGTCCAGCATGGGGGCCACCACTGATTTGTTCTGTGCCATGAGAAACTTGAGGGTCTGGTTGTCGGTCAGGATGCTGTCAGTGTCCATGTACTGCAGAGACAGCACAGGTTCTGGAGACGTGGGGAAGGCCAcctcacccccaccccaccagtgCCCCAGGCCCCTTACCAGGATGTAATCTGCCTGCTGCTCCCGGGCGTAGGTGAGAGCTTCCTGCTTCAACTTCATCACGTTTTCATAGCGTTTGTCACTCCAGTGCTTGGGACCAAGCTCATCAGGGtaggagctgggcagggggaggcaggggTTAACCTCACTCACTGGGAATGCACAAACTCActgcaggctgctcctgctggcgGGCTGAGTCAGCCCCACTCTGCTTCGCTCCTCCTGGTCCCCAGCCAGGGAGAGTTGAtgctgctccaggagccccTCAGCCCACTCCTGCCCCCATCCAGCACTCACCCAGCCTCACCTGGGCTCCTCTTGCACCTTCCAGGCCACCGAGTGATAGTCCTTCCCCACCGCCCCCAGCCACTCCTGCAGCATTGCTGTTGTGTTGTCCGAGTTGTGGTCTGTTGCACACCTGGGATGAGGGGACATCAGCCTCTGGGGGTCCTCCTCAAGGGAAAACCAGGACCCCACCCTGCTCTAGAAATGCTCACAGGGCCAAAAGACTGAGCCAGTGACAGACTTGCTCGGGAACATAACATGTAATTTGAAGGAACCAAagctgcagaggcaggagggggAACACTAACTGGTAATTTCTTCCTTGATGCCACTGCCAGCCAGGCTGTTCCACAGGTCCCACCCTGCAGCCTTGCAGCCCAGTGGCAGCCCTGGACATGTTCTCCTCACCCCAGCCTTGTGACTGCCCACCATGAGCATTGCAGCACAGCCATTTTTTCTCCTATCCCTACACCCCACAGTACCCCTGTGCATCCTATTGCTCCACCAGTGAgaggaaacagcaaaaaatcccCCTTCCTGAACATTCCCTTTGCTGGGCATCGTCACCATTCCCAACTCTCCCACCCCTCCCCAGAACAATGTTCgcagggagcccagcacagacAGAGCCGAGCCCACCTCACACTGggccaaaccccaaattcctacACTCCTTGGAACCCTCGACCTGTCAAAGCGCCCCGGGACATCCCCCAGGCACTGGCGTCATGGAGATTTGATGGATTCAGGGCAGAAGGCAGGATCTGTATTCCCCCAGCTCCACGCACTGCTCTTGAAACCCCAGCAGGGTCCTGCGGCTGGGAGTTTCCAGGGGGTGCAGCGGGTAAAGGTGAGGAccccccttccccttcccctgccagcagctgacccccgccccagccccaccaggatCCCCCCGCCTCAGCTCCCCCgcaaaagcagctgcagaaaagtttCCGACAAGTTCAGGCGAGAGACGGCAGTGGCGCAAGGAGGAGACGGGAGACTCCTCTTCCAGCCAACCCCCAGCACGGTAATGGGGGCTCGGGGGTGTCTTTGGGAAAGGGGGCCTGAGGgtgagccctgcagggagcGGGAAAGCAGCGCCTGTCCCTGATGCTGTAGGATCCCCTTGTGCCCAGGGGTCCCCTCCCTCATcagccccacagctccctcagggGAACGCTGAGGGTCCTGCCCCTCCCGGTTCCCTGCTGGGTCCCAAACACGGAGCAGAGCCACCCCTAGCATTTTGAGCATTTTGGGGCTAGCGAGGTCCCTGTTCCTCCCGAAGGTCCCTGCCCCCCAAAGATCCCCATTCCCCCGCAGGCTCCCATTCCTTCGAATCTGTTCTGCCCACCCTAGAGCCCCCAGTTCCCCCACTCTCCCTAGTTCCCCTCCCGCATTGTCCTCCGGGTCCCTGCTATCCTCGGCTCTCCATTCCCCTCACAGTCTCCCTAAATCCCGCGGACCCTCCTTCCCCCCCACTATCCCCATTCCCCCGGAGCTCCCCGTTATCCCCGCGGTCCCGGCTCCCCCCGAGATGCCCGTTCCCACCGCCCTCTCCTCCCCCGGACCCGTGCTGCTCCCCGCGGTGTCCCGGCTCCCCGGGGTCTCGCTGCTCACCACAGGGCGATGC
The sequence above is drawn from the Taeniopygia guttata chromosome 17, bTaeGut7.mat, whole genome shotgun sequence genome and encodes:
- the PTRH1 gene encoding peptidyl-tRNA hydrolase isoform X1, producing the protein MLAAEVAGRARALVGRAGPRAMVAGLGNYGLRGTRHSVGMEVLDQLARQLAVAEGWRVDKRCCADVALATAHGLELVLLKPRRFMNLNGLSVASAGCISVSKAEIYSLGPKDIYLVHDDLDKALGKVAIKLGGSARGHNGVQSCISALHSNEMTRLRIGIGRPEGDVTVPSYVLSPFTAGEREKLEQILAQAVTCLLELIQSRASTEPGDRG
- the CERCAM gene encoding inactive glycosyltransferase 25 family member 3 isoform X2, which gives rise to MGAAGPLCVLLLLLGTGTGTGTGAAPPRLVLALLARNAQHSLPHCLGALERLDYPTGSIALWCATDHNSDNTTAMLQEWLGAVGKDYHSVAWKVQEEPSSYPDELGPKHWSDKRYENVMKLKQEALTYAREQQADYILYMDTDSILTDNQTLKFLMAQNKSVVAPMLDSQTFYSNFWCGITPQGYYRRTADYFPTKNRQRVGCFRVPMVYATFLIDLRKEETLQLAFYPPHPNYTWAFDDIIVFAYSCQEAGVEVHVCNQHRFGYINVPVKAHQTLEDDRANFVHLTLEAMVDGPPMQRSRHISLLPRPLTKMGFDEIFLINLVRRPDRRQRMLASLQELEIIPRVVDAVDGSTLNSTDIKVLGVDLLPGYYDPFSGRTLTKGEVGCFLSHYNIWKEIVSRRLERCVVFEDDVRFEAAFPARLQRLMEELEQAQQDWDLIYLGRKQVNDEDEAPVKGVRNLVVAGYSYWTLAYAISHHGARKLLATNPLSKMLPVDEYLPIMYDKHPNEDYKRHFSPRDLLVFSAHPLLVYPTHYAGDSNWLSDTETSTIWDDDAKKTDWVGSQKTLRDSRGSAGHLRSTARDEL
- the PTRH1 gene encoding peptidyl-tRNA hydrolase isoform X4 is translated as MLAAEVAGRARALVGRAGPRAMVAGLGNYGLRGTRHSVGMEVLDQLARQLAVAEGWRVDKRCCADVALATAHGLELVLLKPRRFMNLNGLSVASAGCISVSKAEIYSLGPKDIYLVHDDLDKALGKVAIKLGGSARGHNGVQSCISALHSNGCCLFGRHGGHGNN
- the PTRH1 gene encoding peptidyl-tRNA hydrolase isoform X2, yielding MLAAEVAGRARALVGRAGPRAMVAGLGNYGLRGTRHSVGMEVLDQLARQLAVAEGWRVDKRCCADVALATAHGLELVLLKPRRFMNLNGLSVASAAEIYSLGPKDIYLVHDDLDKALGKVAIKLGGSARGHNGVQSCISALHSNEMTRLRIGIGRPEGDVTVPSYVLSPFTAGEREKLEQILAQAVTCLLELIQSRASTEPGDRG
- the CERCAM gene encoding inactive glycosyltransferase 25 family member 3 isoform X1; the protein is MPWSILGEGVPGCSRSLAPSHAPISSLFKEARPKLAPGARGGGAGPGAGAGGALSTAGPSPPLPRPPPPPWAPRGRSASSCCCWAPAPAPAPGQRRRAWFSPSWPGTRSTRCRTAWEPWSAWTIPPAASPCGVQQTTTRTTQQQCCRSGWGRWGRTITRWPGRCKRSPGEAGSYPDELGPKHWSDKRYENVMKLKQEALTYAREQQADYILYMDTDSILTDNQTLKFLMAQNKSVVAPMLDSQTFYSNFWCGITPQGYYRRTADYFPTKNRQRVGCFRVPMVYATFLIDLRKEETLQLAFYPPHPNYTWAFDDIIVFAYSCQEAGVEVHVCNQHRFGYINVPVKAHQTLEDDRANFVHLTLEAMVDGPPMQRSRHISLLPRPLTKMGFDEIFLINLVRRPDRRQRMLASLQELEIIPRVVDAVDGSTLNSTDIKVLGVDLLPGYYDPFSGRTLTKGEVGCFLSHYNIWKEIVSRRLERCVVFEDDVRFEAAFPARLQRLMEELEQAQQDWDLIYLGRKQVNDEDEAPVKGVRNLVVAGYSYWTLAYAISHHGARKLLATNPLSKMLPVDEYLPIMYDKHPNEDYKRHFSPRDLLVFSAHPLLVYPTHYAGDSNWLSDTETSTIWDDDAKKTDWVGSQKTLRDSRGSAGHLRSTARDEL
- the PTRH1 gene encoding peptidyl-tRNA hydrolase isoform X3, encoding MLAAEVAGRARALVGRAGPRAMVAGLGNYGLRGTRHSVGMEVLDQLARQLAVAEGWRVDKRCCADVALATAHGLELVLLKPRRFMNLNGLSVASAGDTTGSNPASVLCIPMAVVCLAAMEDMETISLSGSARLGSSLGYQRSPAKASSKIMFLGASTQNHLENMRSCFLAAQLHSQHCQLAQLCLNT